CGATGCAATTATAGCTTTGAAATTTAGTTTCAAGacgagaataataataacaacaggtatttagaaacgctccccatagaaaactatatcacagcgcttacaaaaactgaaaatgcacaataacacaacaaaaacttatcgaaaaagctacatacacaatgtttgaaaagcatGAGAAAACGAGAAAAGCTTAaacagggaagagatgtgttttcagaagtTTTTTGAATTGGTCAGGGATATTGTTCCATTCTGTGGATGCAGTTACAGTGAATGTGCGATCGCCAGATTTGCTACGGGTCCTATAGGAACGGTAAGCAAAAATGAGTCTCGAGAAGAGCGAAGATTAGGGCGAGATGGGTTATGAAAAGTAAACCAATCCTTGATATATAATGGCGTCTGGTCATTGAAATAACCGgaaggctttaaaaacaaacattctgtAAACTTTGCAGCCGCTTCAGGTATGCCTTGGGAACAGATGTTAAAAGGCAGTTGCAATAGTCTAAATAATCTGGACAAAATATGACAGCGTACAGCACTATGACAGATATCTTCAGTTATGTACTTCCTGATTTGAGATATGTTTTTAGATGGAACCTAACAGACTTACATAAATGATTAACTTGCTTAACATAGACATATTACGATCAAAGTAAGCACCAAGGTTCCTGGCTGATTTAGAAGGTACAATAACTGTGGAAACGACATTGAGAGTAACGTTTCCAAGATCGTCTGAGAATAAGATCGTCTGAGCATGTAACCTTAGCAGGATGCAGTTCATAAGGAACGTTCgtatttaaagggttttgggttctttttgtaggacacgaaacacaatgtccacagatttacatcaaaatcaaacagtttgaagataatgatggtagaaagcttcccttaaaatattgcgtgctgaggtgctgtagtttttgagaaatgggtaaaacaagtcTAGAAAAATAATCTCATCTCAGGAGACGACAAGTATTTTAGCATTGTATTTTCGTGACCTTGTTTTACTCGTGACCTCGTGTATGCTCTAAATGTTGTGTTAGTGATTTGTGGCTTTAGTTACCACTTCTTAGGGTGAACAGATTTCAAGGGAAacttctttcaccattacctcaCAGAGACTGAGTATTGCAGGCGTGTCTATCGGTATGTCTACAAAGACGTAGCGTGCCCTCACCGGCGGGTCACATTTAAACTCAATAATGCCACCACGTGGTGCAGCCTGTTCAGCCGTCACTGGTTCCCCGCATATGGTGTTGTTGGTTACGATTGGGTCCAGCCCTGCTCTAGCAACGGCACCAGCCAAACGCtcgcctgtaaaaaaaaaaatcaacgtgGACATACTTTGTGACAAatgggtccctctgaagtaacgtagtttttgagaaagaggtaatttatcacttaaataataaaagacttcagctgcaGCCTTTTGTTATGTATATGAAAGCATAACA
The sequence above is drawn from the Asterias rubens chromosome 9, eAstRub1.3, whole genome shotgun sequence genome and encodes:
- the LOC117294677 gene encoding fucolectin-like, whose translation is MIIYTLFTVACKPNLETSADSEIHPWWRVDLEGDHCIRTITVINRIYCCSERLAGAVARAGLDPIVTNNTICGEPVTAEQAAPRGGIIEFKCDPPVRARYVFVDIPIDTPAILSLCEVMVKEVSLEICSP